In one window of Haemophilus parainfluenzae DNA:
- the sfsA gene encoding DNA/RNA nuclease SfsA, whose protein sequence is MQLPTLQSAKLIRRYKRFLTDIELPNGEVITIHCANTGAMTGCGEKGDTVWYSHSDSQTRKYPHSWELTQLANGQLVCINTHRSNQLVFEALQNKQIKELAMYDAIYPEVKYGEENSRIDFLLKGEGLPDCYVEVKSITFVKGTLGMFPDAVTTRGQKHVRELLAMKKQGHRAVVLFAGLHDGFDRFKIAEFVDPEYDRLLKDAKSQGVEAYAYAGKFDISDGIPTALSLTESVPYID, encoded by the coding sequence ATGCAACTCCCTACCCTACAATCTGCAAAATTAATTCGCCGCTATAAGCGTTTTTTGACTGATATTGAATTACCAAATGGCGAAGTCATCACCATTCATTGTGCAAATACTGGAGCAATGACTGGCTGCGGTGAAAAAGGCGATACTGTTTGGTATTCTCATTCTGATAGTCAAACTCGCAAATATCCACACAGTTGGGAATTAACTCAATTAGCAAATGGCCAACTTGTTTGTATTAACACGCACAGATCCAATCAGTTAGTCTTTGAAGCCTTGCAAAATAAACAAATCAAAGAACTGGCTATGTATGATGCAATTTATCCTGAAGTGAAATATGGTGAAGAAAATAGCCGTATCGACTTCTTACTTAAAGGTGAGGGCTTGCCAGACTGTTATGTTGAAGTGAAATCCATCACCTTTGTAAAAGGCACATTAGGGATGTTTCCCGATGCGGTGACTACTCGAGGGCAAAAACATGTTCGTGAGCTTTTAGCCATGAAAAAACAAGGACATCGCGCCGTTGTTCTCTTTGCTGGATTACATGATGGCTTTGATCGTTTTAAAATCGCTGAGTTTGTAGATCCTGAATATGATCGTCTTTTAAAAGACGCCAAATCTCAGGGCGTTGAAGCTTATGCTTATGCGGGAAAATTTGACATTTCAGATGGAATCCCGACCGCACTTTCTCTCACAGAAAGCGTACCTTACATCGATTAA
- a CDS encoding aminoimidazole riboside kinase: MSQKIWVTGDAVVDLIPDGENHYLRCAGGAPANVAVGVARLGSPSAFIGRVGNDPLGQFMQDTLNAENVNTQHMILDPQHRTSTVVVGLDNGERSFTFMVNPSADQFLQASDLPPFQQGEWLHCCSIALINNPSREATFEAIRRIKAAGGFFSFDPNLRESLWSSLEEMKTVVMEAVALADVLKFSEEELTLLTNTDSLEKAFEKVTALYPEKLIIVTLGKDGALYHLKGKKDVIAGKALQPIDTTGAGDAFVGGLLAGLSQHPNWKENDVLVQIIRQANACGALATTAKGAMSALPSQIQLATFLAN; this comes from the coding sequence ATGAGCCAAAAAATCTGGGTAACCGGCGATGCGGTTGTCGATCTTATTCCTGACGGTGAAAATCATTATTTACGTTGTGCCGGTGGTGCCCCTGCAAATGTGGCTGTTGGTGTGGCACGCTTAGGCAGCCCAAGTGCCTTTATTGGTCGCGTAGGTAACGATCCCCTTGGCCAATTTATGCAAGACACCTTAAATGCGGAAAATGTAAATACACAACATATGATTTTAGATCCGCAACATCGTACATCTACGGTTGTAGTTGGCCTAGATAATGGCGAACGTAGTTTTACCTTTATGGTAAACCCAAGTGCGGACCAGTTCTTACAAGCCAGCGATTTACCGCCTTTCCAACAAGGTGAATGGCTACATTGCTGCTCTATTGCGCTGATTAATAATCCATCTCGCGAAGCGACTTTCGAAGCCATTCGTCGCATTAAAGCTGCTGGTGGTTTCTTCTCTTTTGACCCAAATTTACGAGAATCACTTTGGTCTAGCCTAGAAGAAATGAAAACCGTGGTCATGGAAGCCGTTGCATTAGCTGACGTATTAAAATTCTCTGAAGAAGAATTAACGCTTTTAACCAATACTGATAGCCTTGAAAAAGCCTTTGAAAAAGTGACCGCACTTTATCCTGAAAAATTGATTATTGTGACTCTAGGTAAAGATGGCGCGCTCTATCACTTAAAAGGTAAGAAAGATGTAATTGCCGGAAAAGCCTTACAACCGATTGATACAACAGGCGCAGGTGATGCCTTCGTTGGTGGTCTGCTTGCAGGACTTTCACAGCATCCAAACTGGAAAGAAAATGATGTGCTCGTGCAAATTATCCGTCAGGCTAATGCCTGTGGTGCCCTTGCTACGACAGCAAAAGGCGCAATGTCTGCCTTGCCAAGTCAAATACAATTAGCGACATTTTTAGCGAATTAG
- the pgi gene encoding glucose-6-phosphate isomerase has product MKNINPTNTPAWKALEAHQSQLANTTIADLFKQEQNRFNDYSLNFENQILVDFSKNKINQETLKLLRQLAKESALDEAINAMFTGEKINRTENRAVLHTALRNRSNTPVYVDGKDVMPEVNAVLAKMSAFCDRVISGEWKGYTGKAITDVVNIGIGGSDLGPYMVTEALRPYKNHLNMHFVSNVDGTHIAETLKKVNPETTLFLVASKTFTTQETMTNANSARDWLLAAAKDNSAVAKHFAALSTNGKAVAEFGIDTNNMFEFWDWVGGRYSLWSAIGLSIALSIGFDNFEALLSGAHEMDKHFRTAPLEKNIPATLALVGLWNTNFLGAQTEAILPYDQYLHRFAAYFQQGNMESNGKYVDRNGNVIRDYQTGPIIWGEPGTNGQHAFYQLIHQGTMLIPCDFIAPAQSHNPLGDHHSKLLSNFFAQTEALAFGKTKEEVEAEFVKAGKSLDEVKDIVPFKVFTGNKPTNSILVQKMTPFVLGALIAMYEHKIFAQGVIFNIFSFDQWGVELGKQLANRILPELADKENVSSHDSSTNGLINQFKAWR; this is encoded by the coding sequence ATGAAAAACATCAACCCAACCAATACACCAGCTTGGAAAGCACTTGAAGCTCATCAATCTCAGCTGGCTAATACCACGATTGCTGATTTGTTCAAACAAGAACAAAATCGTTTTAACGATTATTCTTTAAATTTTGAAAATCAAATCTTAGTGGATTTTTCAAAAAATAAAATTAACCAAGAAACCCTCAAATTGCTTCGTCAATTAGCCAAAGAGTCTGCATTAGATGAAGCGATTAACGCTATGTTTACAGGTGAGAAAATTAATCGCACAGAAAATCGAGCTGTATTACATACCGCACTTCGTAACCGTTCAAATACACCTGTCTATGTAGATGGCAAGGATGTGATGCCGGAAGTGAATGCTGTATTAGCGAAGATGAGCGCTTTCTGTGATCGTGTGATTTCAGGTGAGTGGAAAGGTTATACCGGAAAAGCAATTACTGATGTGGTGAATATCGGCATCGGTGGTTCGGACTTAGGCCCTTATATGGTGACCGAAGCGCTTCGTCCTTATAAAAACCACTTGAATATGCACTTTGTTTCAAACGTAGATGGTACACATATCGCTGAAACATTGAAAAAAGTAAATCCTGAAACCACACTTTTCTTAGTCGCATCTAAAACCTTTACCACACAAGAAACTATGACCAATGCGAATTCTGCGCGTGATTGGTTATTAGCTGCAGCGAAAGATAACAGCGCAGTGGCAAAACACTTCGCCGCACTTTCAACCAATGGTAAAGCCGTAGCAGAATTTGGAATTGATACAAACAACATGTTTGAGTTCTGGGATTGGGTTGGTGGCCGTTATTCTTTATGGTCTGCAATCGGTCTTTCAATCGCACTTTCAATTGGCTTTGATAATTTTGAAGCACTATTAAGTGGTGCGCATGAAATGGATAAACATTTCCGTACTGCGCCATTAGAAAAAAATATCCCAGCGACATTAGCGTTAGTAGGCTTATGGAATACCAACTTCCTCGGTGCACAAACTGAGGCAATTTTACCTTATGACCAATATTTACACCGTTTTGCGGCTTATTTCCAACAAGGCAATATGGAATCAAACGGTAAATATGTCGATCGTAATGGCAATGTTATCCGTGATTATCAAACTGGCCCAATTATTTGGGGGGAACCGGGTACAAATGGTCAGCATGCGTTCTATCAATTGATTCACCAAGGTACGATGTTAATTCCTTGTGACTTTATCGCGCCAGCACAAAGCCATAATCCGTTAGGTGATCATCACAGCAAATTGTTATCCAACTTCTTTGCACAAACTGAAGCACTTGCTTTCGGTAAAACCAAAGAAGAAGTTGAAGCAGAGTTTGTGAAAGCCGGTAAATCGTTGGATGAGGTAAAAGACATTGTGCCATTTAAAGTCTTTACCGGTAACAAACCGACCAACTCTATTTTAGTGCAAAAAATGACACCATTTGTTCTTGGTGCATTAATTGCGATGTACGAACACAAGATTTTTGCACAAGGTGTGATTTTCAACATCTTTAGTTTTGACCAATGGGGCGTGGAATTAGGTAAACAATTAGCGAATCGAATTCTTCCTGAATTGGCAGATAAAGAGAACGTTTCAAGCCATGATAGCTCAACCAATGGATTGATTAATCAATTTAAAGCATGGCGCTAA
- the tyrS gene encoding tyrosine--tRNA ligase has product MTDINTVLAELKRGTDEILSEADLIEKLKENRPLKIKLGADPTAPDIHLGHTVVLNKLRQFQQLGHEVYFLIGDFTGMVGDPSGKNTTRPPLSREDVLRNAETYKEQIYKILDPQKTKIVFNSEWLGKLGTEGMIRLASNYTVARMLERDDFKKRFGNNQPIAIHEFIYPLLQGHDSVALEADVELGGTDQKFNLLVGRELQKSAGQKPQVAITLPLLVGLDGEKKMSKSLGNYIGVTDAPSDMFGKIMSISDELMWDWYNLLSFRPLTEIAELKAEVTNGKNPRDVKILLAKEIIARFHDEAAAEAAEQEFINRFQKGAMPDEMPEFTFEGEIGLATLLKEAGLVPSTSEAIRSAKQGGVKINGEKVEDMKANAPKGTNIYQVGKRKFARVTIA; this is encoded by the coding sequence ATGACTGATATTAATACCGTTCTCGCAGAACTAAAACGCGGTACTGATGAGATTCTTTCTGAAGCGGATTTAATCGAAAAACTGAAAGAAAATCGCCCACTTAAAATTAAACTTGGTGCAGACCCTACTGCTCCGGATATTCACTTAGGGCATACCGTGGTATTAAACAAACTTCGTCAATTCCAACAATTAGGCCACGAAGTCTATTTCTTAATCGGTGATTTTACTGGCATGGTCGGCGACCCATCGGGCAAAAATACCACTCGCCCACCGCTTAGCCGCGAAGATGTGCTTCGCAATGCAGAAACCTATAAAGAACAGATTTACAAGATTCTAGACCCACAAAAAACGAAAATCGTATTCAACTCTGAATGGTTGGGTAAATTGGGCACTGAAGGAATGATCCGTTTAGCAAGTAACTACACCGTAGCGCGTATGCTAGAACGTGATGATTTCAAAAAACGTTTTGGTAACAATCAACCTATCGCAATTCACGAATTTATTTATCCTTTATTACAAGGCCATGACTCTGTTGCTTTAGAAGCAGACGTGGAACTTGGTGGTACAGACCAAAAATTTAACTTACTGGTTGGTCGCGAGTTACAAAAATCAGCCGGTCAGAAACCACAGGTAGCGATTACGCTTCCATTACTTGTTGGTTTAGACGGTGAGAAAAAAATGTCTAAATCATTAGGCAACTACATCGGCGTGACAGATGCACCAAGCGATATGTTTGGTAAAATCATGTCGATCTCGGATGAATTAATGTGGGATTGGTATAACTTACTTTCTTTCCGCCCACTCACTGAAATTGCGGAATTAAAAGCAGAAGTGACAAATGGTAAAAACCCACGTGATGTGAAGATTTTATTAGCCAAAGAAATCATTGCACGTTTCCATGATGAAGCGGCTGCAGAGGCGGCTGAGCAAGAATTTATTAACCGTTTCCAAAAAGGTGCAATGCCGGATGAAATGCCTGAATTCACCTTTGAAGGCGAAATTGGTTTAGCAACCTTATTAAAAGAAGCAGGGCTGGTTCCTTCTACTTCTGAAGCGATTCGCTCAGCGAAGCAAGGTGGGGTGAAAATCAATGGCGAAAAAGTCGAAGACATGAAAGCCAATGCACCAAAAGGCACGAATATTTACCAAGTCGGTAAACGTAAGTTCGCTCGCGTAACCATCGCATAA
- a CDS encoding helix-turn-helix domain-containing protein: protein MGKHYTIEFKLQVLQPILNGKMSIRETARFYNIPSNSLVGTWLKRFEKSGIKGLIPRKPSGRPPMKPKYAKMPPPPKTEEDRLRLRILQLEAEVAYLKELRRLRLQDEAEQRKLSKG, encoded by the coding sequence ATGGGTAAACACTACACAATCGAATTTAAATTACAGGTTCTTCAACCTATTTTGAATGGGAAAATGAGTATTAGAGAAACTGCGCGTTTTTACAATATTCCTTCCAACTCCCTAGTCGGGACATGGTTGAAACGATTTGAAAAAAGTGGCATAAAAGGACTTATTCCCCGTAAACCATCAGGACGACCGCCGATGAAACCCAAATATGCAAAAATGCCACCGCCACCCAAAACTGAAGAAGACCGTTTACGCCTGAGAATTTTACAGCTTGAAGCGGAGGTAGCCTACCTAAAGGAGTTGAGAAGGCTCAGACTTCAGGACGAAGCCGAGCAACGGAAATTATCCAAAGGTTAA
- a CDS encoding glutathione S-transferase N-terminal domain-containing protein: MKLWYSNSSPYARKARAVVQYHQLQDHVELLLATSGLDKNSPHNLDNPLGRLPALQRENGEWLYNSSLIAEYLDHLGTQPSLYGNKETRWEILRLHYLADGILENEISVAPEKCLRPQEQWWLERHQQIFDRTERSLIELQKAIDIFGEELNIGTLNAVCAIDFLLFRDAWTHASQHATIKSLKAWAEAMNQRYDCLKNTLPK; encoded by the coding sequence ATGAAACTTTGGTATTCCAACTCTAGCCCTTATGCAAGAAAAGCCCGTGCCGTAGTGCAATATCATCAATTACAAGATCATGTTGAATTACTCCTCGCAACCAGTGGCTTAGATAAGAACTCACCACATAACTTAGACAATCCTCTTGGTCGTTTACCGGCATTACAACGGGAAAATGGTGAATGGCTTTATAACAGTTCGCTTATTGCTGAATATCTCGATCACCTTGGTACACAACCTTCACTTTATGGGAACAAAGAGACACGTTGGGAAATTCTCCGTTTACATTATTTAGCAGATGGTATTTTAGAGAATGAAATATCCGTAGCACCTGAAAAATGCCTTCGTCCACAAGAGCAATGGTGGCTTGAACGTCATCAACAAATTTTTGACCGTACAGAACGAAGCTTAATAGAGCTCCAAAAAGCCATTGATATCTTTGGTGAAGAATTAAATATCGGTACATTGAATGCCGTATGTGCGATTGATTTCCTACTCTTCCGCGATGCTTGGACTCATGCTTCACAACATGCAACTATCAAATCATTAAAAGCATGGGCTGAAGCAATGAATCAACGCTATGATTGCTTAAAAAATACTTTACCCAAATAA
- a CDS encoding MFS transporter, which yields MFAQQQNATPSNIVAFNFLLIAFLTGIASAFQTPTLSLYLSQEIQVSPFFVGLFYSVNAIIGIILSQILAKYSDKQDDRRKVMIVCCLIAVLGCLIFAYSRNYYVLIIIGTTLLGLGSSANPQSFALAREYAESSHREAMMFTTIMRAQISLAWIVGPPLSFFIALNRGFDYMYLVAGSAFLLCAGVSKLLPKIPRQSAVKNQEILDNTPPRKSVIYLFIANLLLWTCNSMYLINMPLFVINELHLNKELAGTLMGTAAGLEIPVMIFAGYLTKYFSKKRLMMIALVSGLVFYSSLLFTEQTWQLIGLQTLNAIFIGITATIGMVYFQDLMPTKMGTATTLFSNAAKSSWIIGGPLAGMIAEIWRYNSIFYVAVALIFISVGCMWKVKSV from the coding sequence ATGTTTGCTCAACAACAAAACGCAACACCATCCAATATCGTGGCGTTCAATTTTCTATTGATTGCCTTTTTAACTGGGATTGCCTCTGCGTTTCAAACACCGACCTTGAGTTTATATCTCTCTCAAGAGATTCAAGTTTCACCTTTTTTTGTAGGCTTGTTCTATTCAGTCAATGCCATTATTGGCATTATCTTGAGTCAAATTCTCGCAAAATATTCTGATAAGCAAGATGACCGTCGCAAGGTGATGATTGTTTGCTGTTTAATTGCTGTGCTTGGTTGTCTAATTTTTGCTTATAGCCGAAATTATTATGTGTTGATTATTATCGGCACAACGCTATTAGGGCTAGGTTCATCCGCTAATCCGCAATCTTTTGCTTTAGCGCGAGAATATGCTGAAAGCAGCCATCGTGAAGCCATGATGTTCACCACAATTATGCGAGCTCAAATCTCATTAGCTTGGATTGTTGGGCCACCGCTTTCTTTTTTCATTGCGTTAAACAGGGGCTTTGATTACATGTATTTGGTGGCAGGGTCAGCCTTTTTACTGTGTGCAGGCGTCAGCAAATTATTGCCGAAAATTCCTCGTCAAAGTGCGGTTAAAAATCAAGAAATTTTAGACAATACACCACCAAGAAAAAGTGTGATTTACTTGTTCATCGCTAACCTATTACTTTGGACCTGTAACAGCATGTATCTCATTAATATGCCATTATTTGTGATTAATGAATTACATTTAAACAAAGAACTGGCGGGAACATTAATGGGAACGGCTGCGGGATTGGAAATCCCTGTGATGATATTTGCAGGCTATCTCACCAAATATTTCAGTAAAAAGCGCTTGATGATGATTGCTTTAGTTTCAGGTCTCGTCTTCTATTCAAGTTTATTATTCACTGAGCAAACTTGGCAGCTGATCGGATTGCAAACGCTTAATGCGATTTTTATTGGTATTACTGCTACCATTGGGATGGTGTATTTCCAAGATTTAATGCCGACTAAAATGGGCACTGCCACTACGCTATTCAGCAATGCCGCAAAAAGTAGTTGGATTATCGGAGGACCTCTTGCGGGCATGATTGCGGAAATTTGGCGTTACAATTCTATTTTTTATGTCGCTGTGGCACTAATTTTTATCAGCGTAGGCTGCATGTGGAAAGTCAAGTCAGTTTAA
- a CDS encoding glycoside hydrolase family 32 protein, whose product MIIFNNGKYKSILAAEKGELAEIAETVQKDKDFRPHFHIAPPTGLMNDPNGLIFDGEKYHLFYQWFPFDAIHGMKHWKHLITKDFQHYQSADDLIPCELFESHGCYSGGALKVGDKLAMFYTGNTRRPSDNQRVPYQNLAIFNLNGKLLSKRPLIENAPEGYTEHVRDPKPYFTENGKIRFICGAQRENLTGTAIIFEMDNLEDTPRLLGELSLPAFDNKNVFMWECPDLLKIGDKDVFIWSPQGKDRETHQFQNNYHATYAVGKLTDSTFEAEYIGELDQGFDFYAPQTFGGLDNQTHAVLFGWIGLPDLTYPTDKFKWHSALTLPRDLRLEGSRIYQRPIHKIDENLTKLLALHLDKKADIGNLDRAYLKFEANNQAFDLTFFQNEKRQSLRLSYENGLICLDRSQSEQTELMEKFDTKRFCEIENLQTVEIFFDRSIIEIFLNHGEKVMTSRFFIENRENTITSNRPLDLMIGYLAAIHYDK is encoded by the coding sequence ATGATTATTTTCAATAATGGCAAATACAAAAGCATCCTAGCTGCAGAGAAAGGCGAACTCGCAGAAATTGCTGAAACCGTGCAAAAAGACAAAGATTTTCGACCGCACTTTCATATTGCCCCACCAACCGGCTTAATGAATGATCCGAATGGTTTGATCTTTGATGGTGAAAAGTATCATCTGTTCTATCAATGGTTTCCATTCGATGCTATTCACGGGATGAAACATTGGAAGCATTTAATCACGAAAGATTTCCAACATTATCAATCAGCAGATGATCTGATTCCTTGCGAGCTTTTTGAATCTCACGGCTGTTATTCTGGTGGTGCTTTGAAAGTTGGTGATAAATTGGCCATGTTCTATACGGGCAATACCCGTCGCCCAAGTGATAATCAACGCGTGCCTTATCAAAATTTAGCAATTTTCAATCTTAATGGAAAATTGCTTAGCAAACGTCCGTTAATTGAAAATGCGCCTGAAGGTTATACAGAGCATGTTCGTGATCCTAAACCTTATTTCACCGAAAACGGTAAAATCCGTTTTATCTGCGGTGCCCAACGGGAAAATCTCACCGGCACGGCGATTATTTTTGAAATGGACAATCTTGAAGATACGCCTCGTTTATTAGGCGAGCTTTCCTTGCCTGCTTTTGACAACAAAAATGTGTTTATGTGGGAATGCCCTGACCTATTGAAGATCGGTGATAAAGATGTGTTTATTTGGTCGCCACAAGGTAAAGATCGAGAAACTCATCAATTCCAAAATAATTATCATGCGACTTATGCTGTGGGTAAATTAACGGATTCAACCTTTGAAGCAGAATATATCGGCGAATTAGATCAGGGTTTTGATTTCTACGCACCACAAACGTTTGGCGGCTTAGATAATCAAACTCATGCGGTGCTTTTCGGTTGGATTGGTTTACCCGATTTAACCTATCCAACAGATAAATTTAAATGGCATTCGGCTTTAACCTTGCCAAGAGATTTGCGCTTAGAAGGCTCGAGAATTTATCAACGTCCAATTCATAAGATAGACGAAAATCTAACCAAACTTTTAGCGCTACATCTTGATAAGAAAGCGGACATTGGCAATTTAGATCGTGCCTATCTTAAATTTGAGGCAAATAACCAAGCCTTTGACTTAACCTTCTTCCAAAATGAAAAAAGACAATCACTGCGCCTATCTTATGAAAATGGCTTAATCTGCTTAGATCGCAGCCAAAGCGAACAAACGGAATTAATGGAGAAATTCGATACAAAACGCTTCTGCGAAATTGAAAATCTGCAGACGGTTGAAATTTTCTTTGATCGCTCAATTATTGAAATTTTCTTGAATCACGGTGAAAAAGTCATGACATCAAGATTTTTCATTGAGAACAGAGAGAATACAATAACCAGCAATCGCCCGTTAGATTTAATGATCGGTTATTTAGCGGCGATTCATTATGACAAATAA
- a CDS encoding IS3 family transposase: MQRLRTRYPLKWLLGFAQLARSTFFAKLQIKLDKDELLKKTIKRIKANHPDYGYRRVHACLPGVNHKKVQRLMQTLGLQVRSRKSKKFTTYRGTIGVIAPNHLERDFSATAPNQKWVTDITEFKAKDGSKVYLSPILDLFNNEIVSYNLSYSPNWAQVEDMLMQAVKGLNKACGVILHSDQGWQYQMVAYRRILAEHGIIQSMSRKGNCLDNAAMESFFGRLKTECFYGREFNSREEIVDAVRDYLDYYNHRRIQLKLKGLSPVQYRKQSFK; encoded by the coding sequence ATCCAAAGGTTAAGAACACGCTATCCGTTAAAATGGCTTTTAGGCTTTGCACAATTAGCGCGTAGTACGTTTTTTGCTAAACTTCAGATTAAACTGGATAAGGATGAGTTGTTGAAAAAGACCATTAAACGCATCAAAGCCAACCATCCTGATTATGGCTACCGACGTGTTCATGCCTGCTTGCCAGGCGTGAATCATAAAAAAGTTCAACGTTTAATGCAGACACTTGGGCTTCAAGTGCGGTCAAGAAAAAGCAAGAAATTTACGACCTATCGAGGCACGATAGGGGTGATTGCACCGAATCATCTTGAACGCGATTTTAGTGCAACGGCCCCGAACCAAAAATGGGTGACCGATATCACCGAGTTTAAGGCGAAAGATGGGAGCAAAGTCTATTTATCCCCAATTTTAGACTTATTTAACAATGAGATAGTTTCATATAATCTCAGCTATTCCCCAAACTGGGCGCAAGTAGAGGACATGTTAATGCAAGCCGTCAAAGGATTAAATAAAGCTTGTGGTGTCATTTTACATTCAGACCAGGGATGGCAATATCAAATGGTGGCTTATCGTCGAATCTTGGCTGAACATGGCATCATTCAAAGTATGTCGAGAAAAGGGAATTGCTTGGACAACGCCGCAATGGAAAGTTTCTTTGGACGATTAAAAACAGAATGTTTTTATGGTCGGGAATTTAACAGTAGAGAGGAGATAGTTGATGCCGTCAGGGATTATTTGGATTACTATAATCACCGACGGATTCAACTAAAATTAAAAGGACTGAGTCCGGTACAATATCGAAAACAATCCTTTAAATAA
- the alr gene encoding alanine racemase, protein MNVKPATAKISSLALKHNLQVIKEKAPHSKIIAVVKANAYGHGVVFVSSALESMVDCFAVARLEEALSLRSNGIIKPILLLEGFFDEKDLPIIAVNNIETVVHNREQLEALKRAVVPSPIKVWLKIDTGMHRLGVSLGEVDYFYQELKKLPQIQSHLGFVSHFSRADELDSDYTQVQLDRFLQATKNKEGERTIAASGGILFWPEAHLDCIRPGIIMYGISPTDTAGAEFGLTPVMNLTSSLLSVRDHKKGEPVGYGGIWTSPKDTKIGVVAIGYGDGYPRDVPEGTPVYLNGRIVPIVGRVSMDMLTVDLGPDSQDKVGDEVILWGKELPIETVAKYSGILSYELITKLTPRVITEYVD, encoded by the coding sequence ATGAACGTAAAACCGGCAACAGCGAAAATCAGTTCGCTTGCCCTAAAACATAATTTACAAGTTATTAAAGAAAAAGCACCACACAGCAAAATTATTGCCGTGGTAAAAGCAAACGCATATGGTCATGGTGTGGTATTTGTCTCATCCGCTTTAGAAAGTATGGTGGATTGCTTTGCTGTGGCACGTTTAGAAGAAGCATTATCTTTACGCTCCAATGGTATTATTAAACCGATCTTATTGCTAGAAGGCTTTTTCGATGAAAAAGATCTGCCTATTATTGCAGTAAATAATATTGAGACGGTGGTTCATAACCGCGAACAGCTTGAAGCATTAAAACGAGCTGTGGTACCAAGTCCAATCAAAGTTTGGTTGAAGATTGATACTGGTATGCACCGTTTAGGTGTGTCGCTTGGTGAAGTGGATTATTTTTATCAAGAGCTGAAAAAACTGCCTCAAATTCAATCGCACTTAGGCTTTGTGAGTCATTTTAGTCGAGCAGATGAATTAGATTCTGATTACACTCAAGTTCAGCTCGATCGTTTCCTTCAAGCCACAAAAAATAAAGAGGGAGAGCGAACCATTGCCGCATCAGGTGGAATCCTATTCTGGCCAGAAGCGCATCTAGATTGTATTCGTCCAGGGATTATTATGTATGGTATTTCACCAACGGATACTGCCGGTGCTGAATTTGGTTTAACTCCCGTGATGAATTTAACGTCATCTTTGCTTTCTGTACGTGATCATAAAAAAGGGGAGCCTGTTGGCTATGGCGGTATTTGGACGAGTCCGAAAGATACTAAAATTGGCGTGGTTGCCATTGGTTATGGTGATGGATATCCGCGTGATGTGCCAGAAGGTACACCAGTTTATCTAAATGGTCGTATTGTTCCTATTGTTGGTCGTGTCTCAATGGATATGCTAACGGTCGATTTAGGTCCAGATAGCCAAGATAAAGTCGGTGATGAAGTGATCTTATGGGGTAAGGAATTACCAATTGAAACGGTAGCTAAATACAGTGGTATTTTAAGCTATGAATTGATTACAAAATTAACGCCGCGTGTTATAACAGAATATGTCGATTAA